ctttttccaatatattcagtacaaatcataatctttcttgtaaataaagcagtttgttatgtagatttactagtttgtccggttcatttcttagtttatgttgtgcattcactagtttgtgctgtacaattaatagttcgtcgtgtgcattttccaatatatttggtagaaattataatttgtcttgtagacaaaacagtttgttttggtacagttactagtttgtccggtacatttatTAGTTTGTGATGTCCATACATTAGTTTGTGCTGTCTAATTAATAGTTCGTTGTGTGCTTTTCCCAATatgttcggtacaaatcataatttgttatgtagataaaacagtttgttatgtacatttactagtttgtccggtacatttctttatttgtgttgtgcattcgccagtttgtgctgtccaattgatTGCTTAAAAATATCCGATTTCATCTTAAATTACACAACGTGTACCTTTACAATTTTTGTCTTTACAAGTGGATTCTCATACATACAACAAATATACTACTTATGTTAAATAAGTTCTTTTCGGCAATTATCTATTTTCGGAAATTCTTGAAAAGAtaattaatacatatctgtttattacaacataacaaactgctttatctacaagacaaagtatgatttgtaccgaaaatattgggaaaagcacataacgaactattaattggacagcacaaactagtaaatgcacaacacaaactaagaaatataccggacaaactagttaatgtacataacatactgttttatctacacaacAAATTATGATAAGTACCGAATATATTAAGAaaagcacatgacgaactatctgttggacagcacaaactagtgaatgcacaacacaatcTAAGAAActtaccggacaaactagtaaatgtacataacaagtTGTTtaatctacaagacaaattataatttgtaccgaataaatttgaaaatgcacatgacgaactatcaattgtacagcacaaactggtgaatgcacaacacaaactaagaaatgtaccggactaactagtaaatgtacataacaaactgtttatctacaagaaagattataatttgtaccgaatatattagGAAATGCACATGATGAAGTAATAATCATCATGTCAAGACAGTCTATGCATTCCAAAGCAGGGATTATACAATTCTATATGATCCTGTGCAATCCATCTATATTTAGATCGGGAAATGCctaattttttatatcaaaaataggctTGTTTTTTTGATATCGAAAAACTGATTTCTTGATATTAAGAAGTcgatttttgatatcagaaaatcatttactgatatcaagaattcgatttcttgatatcaagaaataacacgattttttgatatcaaaaattcatttcctgatatcaaaaatactattttttgGTATCAAAAAAAtggacagcatttcttgatatcaaaaaatgaattcctgatataaaaaaaatcgaatatttgatatcagaaaatcgatttctttatatcagaaaatgaattcttgatatcaagaaatcgattttctgatatcaaaaaatgtgactgattttttgatatcaagaaatgattttctgatatcaagaaatccaatttttgatatcaagaaatgattttttgatataaaaaactgccaataaaatagtaaaacggcgccccatatATAAgctgtgtttattcatgtgcattaaagcgcgtgaaagtgccgacgttactctgacgtcatcagcgattctcctgtttattttttattctttatgtctgttcgctataaccgaggggttttccattgaatttcgtactttgggactagaaaaagtgttccttataaccgagttccctataaccgaggatttttacattgattaaagaaggaattagatcagggaattgaaaactgttccttataaccgagcgttccttatatccgagttccttataagtgagggtATATTCAATTATTAATTAGCGCAAGAATTGAATCCCCTATCAAATAGGTATCCTGTCAGAAGACCTATTAAAACTGCGATTTAGAGTTAAAGGTTttgagaaaaagaaacaacagtaaaatatttataattttcatcTAGCATTTCAATTGCATTTGTATTTGTATTCTATTAAATTTACATGGTTATTggaaagaaacacacacacacacacacacacacatatatatatatataaacgtcTAAACAGCTCATACAACAGTAACTGCACCAGATCGACTGTAACTGATTCTTGATATCAATGTTCAACTTGAACTATCTTGcatacaatatttcaaaataaaaaaggtcGTTTTCGCCTTCAACGGCAAAGTATAACTGTATCTATCATCCAAGAAAATTAATTGATTCGTATGTTACTTTACCATTTTCTTTGTCAACGACCTTTACGCATATTTCAGTTCCACCAAAAATGAAAGTACAACCAAACCTCCGATTCTGTCCTAAAGATTTATCTAAAATAGGAATAGACAAGTATCCAATTTGTTTGCAGTCGTTTTCAAAAGTGAAGTAAGGATGTTTTTTTGGTGACGAATATATCTCGAAACCAATACAATCCTGTCCATCTTCAGCCGGTGTGTAAATCAATTCCGGTTGTTCTTCATTGAGTTTGATTGACTGACCCTCAGAAGCatgtatgttaaaaatgtcataacACACCAGTTCTCCATTTGATTTACGTTCAACTCTTCCGGTTGGATGTTGGCAACGTTTGTCGTACTTGTGGATGGAGCCGGTTCCATATGTGTACCTAATGATCCGTTCATTAATTGCAGTCGGTTCATGACCGAAGATGACAGCTCCTTTTAGGACCGCTAAGCCAGCCTCCTCTGGAACAATTATTCTGAGGTTTGGAAATTCCTTTCGAACACGCTCTTGTAGCATGGATGATGCGGAGAACCCTCCGACCATTAGAATAGCAACGCATCCAAGGGCTGGAGGCTCTTTCAGTAAAGAGACAACGAGATCGATAATGTTTTTTACAGATGGATGAAAGAATTCCCTGACAACATCTGCATGTACCTTTAATTTATCGGTCGCTACTCTAATTTGTCCACTGAAAGGTGactgtaaaatcaatgttttcaAGTCTTTTCCAGTCATTTCGCAGCAAAGTTCGGAAAGGCTGGCGGGAATTCGGAACGTAATTTTGTCTTGTTTAGATGGGGAAATTTCACgctttattatttcaaaatcccggAATATTTCAATGTAGTCATCCAAATGCCGCTTTTTGAATTGCATTATAACATGTCTACCTGTGAAACCAAAGTTTTGAAAGATATTACATCCCAAATATAATTTAAACATCGTACAAAAAATTAAGTATAGATTTTATATCCTATAACCATTAGAAAATCATTAGATAAAAAAGGTCCCGCTTAATAAGTGGTACCATTTCTAATGCTAGAACCTATGGTTAAAAAACTGCCCTATTCATTGAACTGATGTCGaattttattacaattattttCAATCGCATTTAGTTGCAAAGTGCAGTGTAATATGTTTGCTCGATGCAGCACaatttataaataacattttgtgttcAGCTAAAGAGATAGGGATCAACCATTCTTCGAAATGTATACACCCAACcagatattttttccatttttccaaTTATtccaaaaatgaattattttggaACTACTACATTAAACTTCATGATACAAGTATTGAGATCATAACAATTTCTCGATCACATAGCTATTGCATTTAagaaaagtttgttcaaatatcaTGATTCAAACTATTGCATGATCTAAATCTGAAATTGATTGCTTTTACCTATGATACTGGAAATGAACGCTTCATAAGCTTTGTCTACTTGAATTCCACCCCACGCCCCTCCACTTGCCTTGTGTAGTTCCTTTAACTCACCGCTTGTAGTGACTTCATGTACAGTGATGTCAACAGTTCcacctaaaatataaaaaagaatccCCGTAATCTGAGTTTAGAGACAAAGGACAAAGAGATCAGAATATTAAATTGTACCCCTGATGGTTTGAATAAATCAGTAAGCTCAGGGttattataattttgaaatagaGGCGTATTAGTTAGATAAGATATGAGAATTACAAAGAACAATAGTGTTCAAAATGATGTATGAGGTAGTTATGGTTCATACAGACTAGTATTCATTAGCTGTTTTTGGTCATGTTCGTAAAGATCAAATAAATATCCATATACAAAAGCTTCAAAGAAATTTACTAAATGGACACAATTCAATAAATAGGAATAAGAGTTATGGTTCGTGTATCATAATCACTTATGGCAATGCGGTCCATTCAATACGTTTTGGAGTGGAGCTCCTGACAGAAAAAGGTGTCACGGACGCACGGACCTTTTCGGATTTGGGATAATATATGGGATTAACTatgtatatgtctaatatatgtaaaacaataaTTACATCAGgttataagtcttatttctatggAATCAAGATATCTATTGTGTCATTTATGTCGTGCAAACCTTTAAACAAAGTTAATCAAAATTAAGACTAAAATAATATACTGCTTTTTGATGGAGAAATATTGCAatactttttcacttttttgtttaGATGCATTTCAGAAGTCAGTAAGTTTACAGATATGATAACGGACGTGTATTTCACATACATTTCCTTCGCAAATAGTCCTGACAATGTATAACTGAAGAGATACAATATGCCTATcgttactaaaatattttatcattagacTTTGGCTTTGAATGTAGATTAATCATCAAAGACATATTTAACTTAAAGATAAACAgtcttttattaaaaaataccaATATTTTAGTGGTAGTTACTGTACAAATTGTGTTTAGTTACACATTTTCTATGTCTACTTCTAAACCTAGCGCACAACAGCATTACTCAAAAACATGTTGACAttatgtagtaattgttcatttttaaagGCATAATAACTTtcagaaaatatcataatatgGAGTATTTTTCAAATGTATGAATTGTGTATCAGActtcaaaaaatgtttaaaagtctAATTCGATAATTTTATATCGACTCTTTAAGATGGCATTAAGATACAGCAGTGGATGCGGCATCTTAcagattataaaataaacaaaaagactGATAACCCTAATACtgtatgttttgttaaaaatccTCAAACTCTGATTCACAAAATAACAGAACTACAATGAAAATCGGAAATATCCTGAACATAATTTTTCTTTAGAGTATGGGAAATGTATCAATTTTCTTGCCACAGAAAGCAAAATTAATTtgaaccaaatattttttttgtagaattctCAGTCCAAATATTAGTACGCATGAGCAAACTATAACTTTGACATTCTGCCAAATTTAATATTATGAACATACGTTACatacttattatttttattattaattatctttcaaaccaacaaatccggtctctcaaaaggatgctttacgctgtgttgaaagTTGTCTCTTAGAAAttgtatcttggatgaacagcaacatgttgaaaatcaatgccgataaaactgaagtcattgtatttacctctcaaagaaacgaagaacatattgaatcggttactgtgaaaattggagaagagaacattaaaccatctaaatgtgtaaggaatcttggtgcttttctagactccaaaatgagcatggaaaaacatataaactcagtttgtagatcagggtaaaataggccacatcaggaaatatcttaatacagatgctacaaaatctctagtaaattcactcgtcacttcacgccttgattattgcaatgcgctcttgtatggtgttgcgaaggtcttgctgaatagacttcaaagtcttcagaacactgcagctcgaattataacgagaatatcgcgttatgatcacattacgccggtattaaaagaactgcattggataccagttactcatagagtggactttaagattctagttcacacatacaaagcattgcatgaccaatcaccggtctatgttaaagacttgctggaagTCTATCAGTCAGctagaaatttgagatccaaaaacaactcaaaacaactagttgttccaaaaagcaaaactgggaggtacggtgatcgtagtttttcatcagctgcaccgaagttatgaaatgctcttccggctaccattagagacgctaaaagctcggatgctttcaaacgatcattgaaaacacacttttccTTCAAgatctattgaaactcactttgcactggaaaacaagctttgcaatggaaattatttcctattgttaattgttctttaaaaatatctaggacaattaaaatgtaaagtaaaacctgattcaggctaaataccttttattgttgatttacttttttgtgttgtattctatgtccatatcattctgtgatatgtagtttgtaaagcgcttttgaacgtttattttatagatgaaaagagcgctataaaaatctggtaaataataataataataattattattattttgatacatACTATGTTCTCGGTTGGGATGTATTCGTTGTTTAATAGTGTTTTGTTTACTCATAATACAACATATCAATTTGACTAGCTAAGACTGTAATTAAAAAAGCGAGTGCATCTGTGTTTAGCGAGATGTTTAATGTTGTTTACACTGTATGTTTTACCTCCAGCGTCAAGCACCAGATATTTTGTACCAGACGAAAATTGTGCTAACGATGTCTTTTCTCCATCAGCCTGCGATTTCGACACCTGAAGATGGCGACAATAAATAGAAGCGGCTTCTGGCTCAAGACAAATTGTAAGGTTCTTCCCTGGTATTCCAGCCTATTACAATCAAGgacaaatatttaaaagaaacagTCGTGGTCAAAGAACGATTCCCCCTGAAAACGAATCACTACAGCAGTGAATTTATCGATGTGCacataaaatatatgtacaaaagaaatataagaattaaaaggtaagggtaggGCCATACATAAACATGTCACTGTAATGCTTTCAAAACAATCAACTTATAAGTTTGAACATTTTAATACAGTGGAACCATTTACACTTACTTTGCTCTCAGAGTGCTTAGTACATGTTAAAATTGTCACTGGAGGTATGTTTTAAATGTGATTCTTTTTGCCCATTTTAAGCATATGTAAACATACTTTATTAATCGAATGATATGATTTTAAGATCTACTGTGTTATATTTGTAAAagctttatattgaaaatatggatTGAGCtgaaattcattcattcattaccTAGCTTTATCTCCCCTTTTACACTCTGTTTACAAACTTGCCTTCTGATTCAGAGTGTTGAAAAGTACAATTATTATCTatcagataaaaaattaaaactagaATACATAGTCTATTTTAACCACTTTCGTATTacaggggagtaattacaaaatatcataaaaataatgaaacagtCATTtctaataggaatctaactctgtgtaatgggtctttttgttcatgaaataaatctataacagaatataccaaaaataaaaatgatcgtaagaaatacaaaaaaaatgttcatgatCATACCTTCTGGGCTGCTTCCCTCATGAACTGTTTTGCCGCGTCATTCCATATTGCTGGGACAGTAAGTACCCAGTGTATTTCATCAACCTCCAAACTGTTGTCGACTTGTTTGTTCAATGTGTCTAAAACATTCTTTTTGATGTAATCAATAGATAGTGAAAATACCGTCATGGCTGGAAGTTTCTTACCACTTTCATCTTCAAGTGTAGCACTTCTTGTTATCCCCTTTGTTTAtgagtaatagtaaaaataatgctTTTCAATGACGTggttatgataataataataataataataacgagtTTGTTTAAAAAGGCGACACAGTTGGGCAATCCCATTCTTCCCTGTGGGCCTCTTGAAACATGTACATGGTTATTTACAACATGATAGTAATGGCATAAACTAATTAACATTTATAAAGTtcaacattaaaacaaatatataaattaaacatgACAAGAAGTATATGTACATGAAAGATATAtagcccgcccgtttagctcagtaggtagagcattggtctacggatcgcggggtcatgagatCGATCCTCGGgggaggcgtatgttctccgtgactatttgataaacgacattgtgtctgaaatcatttatcctccacctctgattcatgtggggaagttggcagttacttgccgagaacaggtctgtactggtacaaaatccaggaacactgaacactggttaggttaactgcccgccgttacatgactgaaatactgttgaaaaacggcgttaaactcaaaacaaacaaacaaacatgaaagATAACAGCTATCAGTGTTCACCAGGGAACCTCCACTGTAAGTAAGCATGTTTAAATGACTGTATGGAAGGAGACGTGTGTATTTGTTGGGGAATGGAGTTTTTTGTATAATTGTTTTTTCCTTGTGATTATTTGCAGTTATGAACatcaattttgtcttttgaatGTTGAGAAGCATGGCATTTTGTGAACACCAATTGTGAATTGTGTCCAAAACAGACTGTAGGTTTTGGCATATTACTTTTTCATCAGTGTGCTGTTGTGCTGTTATGGAATAGAGCATTTTTGTGATTGTGTATTGTGTGATTAGACAAAAGAGTGTAGTTTTGATCTTCGCTGGTTTGACATGTGTTCTGATATTTCAGGTGCATTTTTGAATATGTTTACAAAGTAATTGTTGAGTATATTGGCTGTTTCTTCATGATGTTGGACTGGGTTTCCATTAtcattatttatgaaatttgtttgatgtttttttttttctgatccaCCGGACAGATCCTTAAGATTGTCCCATAGTTTCTTAAGATTCGCTTTATTTTTACtaattgtttttattgtaaaatttattttttgcatgGTCTGCTAATTTTTTAGTTTCGTTGCTCCAGAATTTAAACTTATTTTCCTTGTTTCTTAGCATAATCTCTATTCGTGATTGCATCAGTGATATCAAAATTAAACCAGTCTGGCAAATTGATATTTTAGCCCTCTTTTGTTTGAGTGGTGCACTTGAATTTAGTACTTCAGTAAAATGTGTGACAAAGTAACCTAGTGCATCAACAAGACTATCATAAGTACCTAAGGCTGATCAAGGTTGAATTTCCAGACTATCCAAAATGTCTTTTTGTTGGAAGTTTTTTGACACTCCTATATGTAATTACTTGTATTGTGGCCCTTGTTGCAGTTTGTGATAGTTTTCTGATAAAGCAGACAGGAAATGTTACCACTTATTGAGAGTATAGGTTTGTGCACTTCTGTAATATTGCGTGGTGAGTTTGTATAGATATGCTCTATTATGGTTGCTGTATTGGAGGGTACTCTGGTAGGTGTGTTAACAAGTTGATTTAAATAAaacgcattcaaaatatttttccatgCATTATTGGAAGTTTCACAGGTAcgttgtattattattatcatagttGTAATTAAAGTCACCAAGCATAATTATTTCTTTGTGTTCACAGTACAGGGTCTTTAAAGTACATTTCATTGATTCATTCCACTTTGCCGGTGGGGAAGGAGGTCTAAATATAATAGATTTCTGAATTGAGTGTTTGATTTCTAGCCAAATTGATTCTATTTCATTGTTTTCAAGGTCACTTCTTTGTAAGCATTTTGATTTAACATAAATGATGATACCCCCTCCATTTGATCTGCGGTCTTTTCTGAAAAGTTGAAAATCATGAAGCTGTTATTCACCGTCACTGAATGTGTCATTTAAGAAAGTCTATTTCACTGTGTAcatgcaaaatgtttttaaattcatgacattttggAACTAGATAGTGAATGTTTAGGTGCATTATATTTAGACAACTATTTGAGAAGAACTAGTTGTTTGCTTCACCATTTACAATGTCATCATCAATGGCAGAGTCAGTGACGATTTCCACTAGCCTTTCTTCCAGAACTGTGGTGCTTATCGGAATGGTGGCTGTGGGTGTGGGAGGAAGGGAATCAGTGATTTTGATTGGTAACGTCAAACATGAATG
The genomic region above belongs to Mercenaria mercenaria strain notata chromosome 12, MADL_Memer_1, whole genome shotgun sequence and contains:
- the LOC123535163 gene encoding heat shock 70 kDa protein 12B-like isoform X2; the encoded protein is MDPLAVVAIDFGTTYSGWAFSFRHNYELDPTKVYSKTWVGGTHISRKGPTCILINPDGKTADSFGYDAESKYAEKAEENEQDQWFFFKRFKMLLFKDQGITRSATLEDESGKKLPAMTVFSLSIDYIKKNVLDTLNKQVDNSLEVDEIHWVLTVPAIWNDAAKQFMREAAQKAGIPGKNLTICLEPEAASIYCRHLQVSKSQADGEKTSLAQFSSGTKYLVLDAGGGTVDITVHEVTTSGELKELHKASGGAWGGIQVDKAYEAFISSIIGRHVIMQFKKRHLDDYIEIFRDFEIIKREISPSKQDKITFRIPASLSELCCEMTGKDLKTLILQSPFSGQIRVATDKLKVHADVVREFFHPSVKNIIDLVVSLLKEPPALGCVAILMVGGFSASSMLQERVRKEFPNLRIIVPEEAGLAVLKGAVIFGHEPTAINERIIRYTYGTGSIHKYDKRCQHPTGRVERKSNGELVCYDIFNIHASEGQSIKLNEEQPELIYTPAEDGQDCIGFEIYSSPKKHPYFTFENDCKQIGYLSIPILDKSLGQNRRFGCTFIFGGTEICVKVVDKENGKVTYESINFLG
- the LOC123535163 gene encoding heat shock 70 kDa protein 12B-like isoform X1, producing the protein MDPLAVVAIDFGTTYSGWAFSFRHNYELDPTKVYSKTWVGGTHISRKGIGPTCILINPDGKTADSFGYDAESKYAEKAEENEQDQWFFFKRFKMLLFKDQGITRSATLEDESGKKLPAMTVFSLSIDYIKKNVLDTLNKQVDNSLEVDEIHWVLTVPAIWNDAAKQFMREAAQKAGIPGKNLTICLEPEAASIYCRHLQVSKSQADGEKTSLAQFSSGTKYLVLDAGGGTVDITVHEVTTSGELKELHKASGGAWGGIQVDKAYEAFISSIIGRHVIMQFKKRHLDDYIEIFRDFEIIKREISPSKQDKITFRIPASLSELCCEMTGKDLKTLILQSPFSGQIRVATDKLKVHADVVREFFHPSVKNIIDLVVSLLKEPPALGCVAILMVGGFSASSMLQERVRKEFPNLRIIVPEEAGLAVLKGAVIFGHEPTAINERIIRYTYGTGSIHKYDKRCQHPTGRVERKSNGELVCYDIFNIHASEGQSIKLNEEQPELIYTPAEDGQDCIGFEIYSSPKKHPYFTFENDCKQIGYLSIPILDKSLGQNRRFGCTFIFGGTEICVKVVDKENGKVTYESINFLG
- the LOC123535163 gene encoding heat shock 70 kDa protein 12B-like isoform X3, which codes for MLLFKDQGITRSATLEDESGKKLPAMTVFSLSIDYIKKNVLDTLNKQVDNSLEVDEIHWVLTVPAIWNDAAKQFMREAAQKAGIPGKNLTICLEPEAASIYCRHLQVSKSQADGEKTSLAQFSSGTKYLVLDAGGGTVDITVHEVTTSGELKELHKASGGAWGGIQVDKAYEAFISSIIGRHVIMQFKKRHLDDYIEIFRDFEIIKREISPSKQDKITFRIPASLSELCCEMTGKDLKTLILQSPFSGQIRVATDKLKVHADVVREFFHPSVKNIIDLVVSLLKEPPALGCVAILMVGGFSASSMLQERVRKEFPNLRIIVPEEAGLAVLKGAVIFGHEPTAINERIIRYTYGTGSIHKYDKRCQHPTGRVERKSNGELVCYDIFNIHASEGQSIKLNEEQPELIYTPAEDGQDCIGFEIYSSPKKHPYFTFENDCKQIGYLSIPILDKSLGQNRRFGCTFIFGGTEICVKVVDKENGKVTYESINFLG